In a single window of the Entelurus aequoreus isolate RoL-2023_Sb linkage group LG16, RoL_Eaeq_v1.1, whole genome shotgun sequence genome:
- the LOC133631231 gene encoding parathyroid hormone-like — protein MAAEFIMRSSVVVIVCISQVFTVAQGGPLRKRTVSEVQLMHDHGELKQVQQRRDWLQVRLRGLHTAPWTRRRFFLEELGGLTAEEIQEALDVFDKFLNSKRS, from the exons ATG GCTGCAGAGTTCATCATGAGAAGTTCAGTCGTGGTTATCGTCTGCATTTCACAAGTCTTCACTGTCGCCCAAGGCGGCCCCCTGAG GAAGAGGACGGTGAGCGAGGTCCAGCTCATGCACGACCATGGCGAGCTCAAACAGGTGCAGCAGCGCCGCGATTGGTTGCAGGTGAGGCTGCGAGGCCTCCACACCGCGCCGTGGACCAGGAGGAGGTTCTTTCTGGAGGAACTGGGTGGCCTGACAGCAGAGGAGATCCAGGAAGCTTTGGACGTGTTCGACAAGTTCCTCAACTCCAAACGCTCTTGA